In the genome of Pseudomonas putida, one region contains:
- a CDS encoding CDP-alcohol phosphatidyltransferase family protein: protein MPSIYQLKPRFQALLRPGVKRLYERGVTANQVTVAAALVSVLLGLLLAWQPSMTGLFILVPVWMLLRMALNAVDGMLAREFGQQSKLGAYLNELCDVVADAALYLPFALLPGVSPALVVLVVVSALVSEYAGVMGPLAGASRRYDGPMGKSDRAFAFGVLGTGVAFGVLSAAWIDGLLLVILALSLYTLYNRVRQGLAETR from the coding sequence GTGCCATCGATCTACCAACTCAAACCCCGTTTCCAGGCCCTATTGCGCCCTGGCGTGAAGCGCCTGTACGAACGGGGCGTCACCGCCAATCAAGTCACCGTCGCCGCCGCGCTGGTATCGGTGCTGCTGGGCCTGCTGCTGGCCTGGCAACCCTCTATGACCGGGTTGTTCATCCTGGTGCCGGTGTGGATGCTGCTGCGCATGGCGCTCAATGCGGTCGACGGCATGCTGGCCCGGGAATTCGGCCAGCAATCGAAGCTTGGGGCCTACCTCAACGAGCTGTGCGACGTGGTCGCCGATGCCGCGCTGTACCTGCCCTTCGCCCTCCTGCCCGGCGTCTCGCCGGCGCTGGTGGTGCTGGTGGTCGTGAGCGCGCTCGTCAGTGAGTACGCCGGGGTGATGGGGCCGCTGGCGGGAGCCTCGCGGCGGTACGACGGGCCGATGGGCAAGAGCGACCGAGCCTTCGCCTTCGGCGTGCTGGGCACTGGGGTCGCCTTCGGGGTGCTGAGCGCAGCGTGGATCGACGGCCTGCTGCTGGTCATCCTCGCACTCTCGCTCTATACCCTCTACAACCGGGTTCGCCAGGGCCTGGCCGAAACCCGCTGA
- a CDS encoding bifunctional alpha/beta hydrolase/class I SAM-dependent methyltransferase yields MRQAQSLHFSTHDGVELHYRYWPATRNEYQPRRAVVMFHRGHEHGGRMAHLPNELDMPGYDFFAWDARGHGQSPGARGDSPGFATSVRDVQTFIEHIRDSHGIAEADMVVLAQSVGAVLVATWAHDYAPKVRCLVLASPAFKVKLYVPFARPGLKLLKALRGNFFVNSYVKPRLLTHDPERVMSYLADPLISRPISVTMLLGLYEAADRVVADAQAIQLPTQLLVSGADLVVERPPQERFFERLGSARKEMHVLPGFFHDTLGERDRPHALARIQRFVAHCFDAPAALPSLLDADKSGASCAEAESLAAPLPRNSPRELYWRATRAGLRLGKGFSEGVKLGFDTGFDSGSTLDYVYRNQPTGKGKLGELIDQNYLNAIGWRGIRQRKLHVEELLREAIRRLRELQRPVHIVDIAAGHGRYILEALQEQEQVPDSILLRDYSELNVQQGNALIGEKGLSEVARFVQGDAFDRQSLASLDPHPTLAVVSGLYELFASNDLVGNSLAGLADAVQPGGYLVYTGQPWHPQLEMIARALTSHRDGQAWVMRRRSQAEMDQLVEAAGFRKITQRIDEWGIFSVSLAQRVD; encoded by the coding sequence ATGCGCCAAGCGCAATCGCTGCATTTCTCCACCCATGACGGTGTCGAGTTGCATTACCGCTACTGGCCCGCCACCCGCAACGAATACCAGCCACGCCGGGCCGTTGTGATGTTCCACCGAGGACACGAGCACGGCGGGCGCATGGCCCACCTGCCCAACGAACTGGACATGCCTGGCTACGATTTCTTTGCCTGGGACGCCCGAGGCCATGGCCAGTCGCCCGGTGCACGCGGCGACAGTCCAGGCTTCGCCACCAGCGTGCGGGACGTGCAGACCTTCATCGAGCATATCCGCGACAGCCACGGCATCGCCGAGGCGGACATGGTGGTGCTGGCCCAGAGCGTGGGTGCCGTACTGGTGGCGACCTGGGCCCATGACTACGCGCCGAAGGTGCGTTGCCTGGTACTGGCCTCGCCGGCCTTCAAGGTCAAGCTCTACGTGCCGTTCGCTCGCCCGGGCCTGAAGCTGCTTAAAGCGTTGCGTGGCAACTTCTTCGTCAACAGCTACGTCAAGCCACGCTTGCTGACCCACGACCCGGAACGGGTCATGTCCTACCTGGCCGATCCACTGATCAGCCGACCGATCTCGGTGACCATGTTGCTGGGCCTGTATGAAGCGGCCGACCGGGTGGTGGCCGACGCCCAGGCGATCCAACTGCCGACCCAACTGCTGGTGTCCGGCGCGGACCTTGTGGTCGAACGCCCACCCCAGGAGCGCTTCTTCGAGCGCCTGGGCAGTGCACGCAAGGAGATGCACGTTCTCCCGGGCTTTTTCCACGACACCCTCGGCGAGCGCGACCGGCCCCATGCCCTGGCACGGATCCAGCGCTTCGTCGCCCACTGCTTCGACGCGCCCGCAGCCCTGCCTTCGCTGCTCGACGCCGACAAGAGCGGCGCCAGTTGCGCTGAAGCCGAAAGCCTGGCTGCGCCCCTGCCGCGCAACTCGCCCCGCGAACTCTACTGGCGAGCCACCCGAGCCGGGCTGCGCCTGGGCAAGGGTTTCTCGGAAGGGGTGAAGCTGGGGTTCGACACCGGCTTCGACTCCGGCAGCACCCTGGACTACGTGTACCGCAACCAGCCCACCGGCAAAGGCAAGCTGGGCGAGCTGATCGACCAGAACTACCTCAACGCCATCGGCTGGCGCGGCATCCGCCAACGCAAGCTGCATGTGGAGGAACTGCTGCGTGAGGCCATCCGACGCCTGCGTGAGCTGCAACGCCCGGTGCACATCGTCGACATCGCGGCAGGCCATGGCCGCTACATTCTCGAAGCCCTGCAGGAGCAGGAGCAGGTGCCCGACTCGATCCTGCTACGCGACTACAGCGAGCTGAACGTCCAGCAAGGCAACGCACTGATCGGTGAGAAAGGCCTGAGCGAGGTCGCCCGCTTCGTCCAGGGCGATGCCTTCGACCGTCAGAGCCTGGCCAGCCTCGACCCCCACCCGACCCTGGCGGTGGTGTCGGGCCTCTACGAGCTGTTCGCCAGCAATGACCTGGTGGGCAACTCCCTGGCAGGCCTGGCCGATGCTGTCCAGCCTGGCGGCTACCTGGTGTACACCGGCCAACCCTGGCACCCGCAACTGGAGATGATCGCCCGCGCCCTGACCAGCCATCGCGATGGCCAGGCCTGGGTTATGCGGCGGCGCAGCCAAGCGGAGATGGACCAGTTGGTAGAGGCGGCAGGCTTTCGCAAGATCACCCAGCGCATCGATGAGTGGGGCATCTTCAGTGTCAGCCTGGCGCAACGGGTGGACTGA
- the ggt gene encoding gamma-glutamyltransferase: MRIVMFQSMALGAAILSCSSAFAVTLEGGAVAAPDQYGAQVAADILKKGGNAVDAAVATAFTLAVTYPEAGNIGGGGFMTLFVDGKPYFLDYREVAPKAASRNMYLDEKGEVIENLSLVGARAAGVPGTVMGLWEAHKKFGKLPWSELLTPAIGYAKNGFKVAEKQYQYRNDAQGMFKTATNFNDYFGNMKVGELFKQPELAQTLERIADKGVSEFYQGKTADLLVAQMQADKGLITKADLKDYKAVWRQPMAISWRGNTVYTAPPPSSGGVALAQLLGIKEDRAADFKGVAHNSAKYIHLLSEIEKRVFADRADYLGDPAFTKVPVDKLVAKDYLAKRAAQVNPNAISDTDKVKPGLEPHQTTHFSIVDKQGNAVSNTYTLNLDYGSGVVVKGAGFLLNDEMDDFSAKPGAANAFGVVGGDANAIEPGKRMLSSMSPSLVTRDDKVALVLGTPGGSRIFTSIFQVMNNLYDYDMPLEKAVAAQRVHHQLLPKDTIYFDSYAPLTGQVADDLKKMGYVLEDQGWEMGDIQAIRVTGEKLETASDPRGRGVGMIVK; encoded by the coding sequence ATGCGTATCGTCATGTTCCAGTCCATGGCCCTCGGGGCCGCGATCCTGAGCTGTTCCTCCGCCTTTGCGGTCACCCTGGAGGGTGGCGCGGTGGCCGCGCCCGATCAATATGGCGCACAGGTGGCTGCCGACATCCTGAAAAAGGGCGGCAACGCGGTGGATGCCGCCGTGGCCACGGCCTTCACGTTGGCGGTGACCTACCCTGAGGCCGGCAACATCGGCGGCGGCGGCTTCATGACCTTGTTCGTCGATGGCAAGCCGTATTTCCTCGATTACCGCGAAGTGGCGCCCAAGGCGGCCAGCCGCAACATGTACCTGGACGAAAAAGGCGAGGTCATCGAGAACCTCAGCCTGGTCGGTGCTCGCGCAGCCGGTGTGCCGGGCACCGTGATGGGCCTTTGGGAGGCCCACAAGAAGTTCGGCAAGCTGCCCTGGAGCGAACTGCTGACCCCCGCCATTGGCTATGCCAAGAACGGCTTCAAGGTGGCCGAGAAGCAGTACCAGTACCGCAACGATGCCCAGGGCATGTTCAAGACCGCCACCAACTTCAACGACTATTTCGGCAACATGAAAGTGGGCGAGCTGTTCAAGCAGCCTGAGCTTGCCCAGACCCTGGAGCGCATCGCCGACAAGGGCGTCAGCGAGTTCTACCAGGGCAAGACCGCCGACCTGCTGGTGGCGCAGATGCAGGCCGACAAGGGCCTGATCACCAAGGCCGACCTCAAGGACTACAAGGCCGTGTGGCGCCAGCCGATGGCGATCAGTTGGCGCGGCAACACCGTCTACACCGCGCCACCTCCGAGCTCCGGTGGCGTGGCCCTGGCCCAGTTGCTGGGCATCAAGGAAGACCGCGCGGCGGACTTCAAAGGTGTGGCGCACAACTCGGCCAAGTACATCCATCTGCTCTCGGAGATCGAGAAGCGCGTGTTCGCCGACCGTGCCGACTACTTGGGTGACCCGGCCTTCACCAAGGTGCCGGTCGACAAACTGGTCGCCAAGGACTACCTGGCCAAACGCGCCGCGCAGGTCAACCCGAACGCGATCTCCGACACCGACAAGGTCAAGCCGGGCCTGGAGCCGCACCAGACCACGCACTTCTCCATCGTGGACAAGCAGGGCAACGCGGTGAGCAACACCTACACCCTGAACCTCGACTACGGCAGTGGCGTGGTGGTCAAGGGCGCAGGCTTCCTGCTCAACGACGAGATGGACGACTTCAGCGCCAAGCCTGGCGCGGCCAACGCCTTCGGCGTGGTCGGTGGCGATGCCAATGCCATCGAGCCGGGCAAGCGTATGCTGTCGTCGATGAGCCCAAGCCTGGTGACCCGTGACGACAAAGTAGCGCTGGTGCTCGGCACGCCCGGTGGCTCGCGGATCTTCACCTCGATCTTCCAGGTGATGAACAACCTGTACGACTACGACATGCCGCTGGAGAAAGCCGTCGCGGCCCAGCGTGTGCATCACCAGCTGCTGCCCAAAGACACCATTTATTTCGACAGCTATGCGCCGCTGACCGGCCAGGTGGCTGACGATCTGAAGAAGATGGGCTATGTGCTGGAGGATCAGGGCTGGGAGATGGGCGACATCCAGGCGATCCGGGTGACGGGCGAGAAGCTTGAGACTGCCTCTGACCCACGTGGGCGGGGGGTAGGGATGATCGTCAAGTAA
- the pcaH gene encoding protocatechuate 3,4-dioxygenase subunit beta translates to MPAQDTSRFVIRDRNWHPKAFTPDYKTSVARSPRQALVSIPQSISESTGPDFSHLGFGPHDNDLLLNFNHGGLPIGERIIVAGRVVDQYGQPVPDTLVEMWQANAGGRYRHKNDRYLAPLDPNFGGVGRSLTDRDGYYSFRTIKPGPYPWRNGPNDWRPAHIHVSVSGPSIATRLITQLYFEGDPLIPLCPIVKSIANPDAVQRLIAKLDMNNANPMDCLAYRFDIVLRGQRKTHFENC, encoded by the coding sequence ATGCCCGCCCAGGACACCAGCCGCTTCGTGATCCGTGATCGCAACTGGCACCCCAAGGCCTTCACGCCCGACTACAAGACCTCCGTGGCCCGTTCGCCACGCCAGGCATTGGTCAGCATCCCGCAGTCGATCAGTGAAAGCACCGGGCCGGACTTTTCCCATCTGGGCTTCGGCCCTCACGACAATGATCTGTTGCTCAACTTCAACCACGGTGGTCTGCCGATTGGTGAGCGCATCATCGTCGCAGGCCGAGTGGTCGACCAGTATGGCCAGCCGGTGCCCGACACCCTGGTGGAAATGTGGCAAGCCAATGCCGGCGGCCGCTACCGGCACAAGAACGATCGCTACCTGGCCCCGCTGGACCCGAACTTCGGCGGTGTCGGCCGCAGCCTGACCGACCGTGATGGCTATTACAGCTTCCGCACCATCAAGCCTGGCCCTTACCCATGGCGCAATGGCCCCAATGACTGGCGCCCGGCGCATATCCATGTGTCGGTCAGCGGCCCGTCGATCGCCACCCGGTTGATCACCCAGCTGTACTTCGAGGGTGACCCGCTGATCCCGCTGTGCCCGATCGTCAAGTCGATCGCCAACCCTGATGCCGTGCAGCGGCTGATCGCCAAGCTCGACATGAATAACGCCAACCCGATGGACTGCCTGGCGTACCGCTTTGACATCGTGCTGCGCGGCCAGCGCAAGACGCACTTCGAAAACTGCTGA
- a CDS encoding LysR family transcriptional regulator, which produces MKTRSEELQVFVAVIDCGSISAAAEQIGQTPSAVSRTLSRLESKLGTTLVNRTTRRMDLTEEGRFFLERSRRILEQMDDMEEHLSMHNQTPSGRLRINAAAPFMLHAILPWIGEFRRQYPDIELELNTDDLIIDLLEQSTDVAIRIGELADSSLHARALGCSPIQVLASPEYLARHGTPGKVEDLNAHSLLGFSQPESLNRWPLRHAQGDYWQIRPSLIASSGETLRQLALAGEGIVSLSHFMTHEDIRSGRLQVVLGDFNNGYRQPIHAVYYRNTQLALRIQCFLDFIQKKLAMYAC; this is translated from the coding sequence GTGAAAACCCGATCCGAAGAGCTCCAGGTATTCGTCGCCGTGATCGACTGCGGCTCGATTTCCGCCGCCGCCGAGCAGATCGGCCAGACCCCGTCGGCGGTCAGCCGCACGCTGTCGCGGCTGGAGAGCAAGCTCGGCACCACGCTGGTCAATCGCACCACCCGGCGTATGGACCTGACCGAGGAAGGTCGCTTTTTCCTCGAACGCTCGCGGCGGATCCTCGAGCAGATGGACGACATGGAAGAGCACCTTTCGATGCACAACCAGACGCCTTCCGGGCGCCTGCGCATCAACGCCGCGGCGCCGTTCATGCTGCACGCCATCCTGCCGTGGATCGGTGAGTTCCGTCGTCAGTACCCGGATATCGAGCTGGAGCTCAATACGGACGATCTGATCATCGACCTGTTGGAGCAGAGCACAGACGTGGCCATCCGCATCGGCGAGCTGGCCGACTCCAGCCTGCACGCCCGCGCCTTGGGGTGCAGCCCGATCCAGGTGCTGGCAAGCCCTGAGTATCTGGCGCGCCATGGCACGCCAGGGAAGGTCGAGGACCTGAATGCGCATTCTTTGCTCGGTTTCAGCCAGCCGGAGTCGCTCAATCGCTGGCCGCTGCGCCATGCCCAGGGTGACTACTGGCAGATCCGTCCCAGCCTGATTGCCTCCAGCGGCGAGACCTTGCGTCAACTGGCCTTGGCGGGAGAGGGTATCGTCAGCCTCTCGCACTTCATGACCCATGAGGACATCCGCAGTGGCCGCCTGCAGGTGGTGCTGGGCGATTTCAACAATGGCTATCGCCAGCCCATCCATGCGGTCTACTACCGCAATACCCAATTGGCCCTGCGCATCCAGTGCTTCCTGGATTTCATCCAGAAGAAGCTGGCGATGTACGCCTGCTGA
- a CDS encoding lysophospholipid acyltransferase family protein — MFAALTAFAITSAARLITGARALWLGCTPHPRQRLYFANHSSHGDFVLLWASLPEPLRRHTRPVAGADYWAKPGIRDFLIRRVFDAVLIDRQRGEGQDNPLQPVLDALGQGDSLIFFPEGTRNLSDEPLLPFKSGLFHLASAHPDIELVPVWIANLNRVMPKGRALPLPLLCTLSFGDPLHLLPDERKQAFLERASQALLNLAPKDA; from the coding sequence ATGTTCGCTGCCCTGACCGCTTTTGCCATCACCTCTGCCGCACGCCTGATCACCGGTGCCCGCGCCCTCTGGCTCGGTTGCACACCGCACCCCAGGCAGCGCCTTTATTTTGCCAACCACAGCAGCCACGGCGACTTCGTGCTGCTCTGGGCCTCGCTACCCGAACCCTTGCGCCGCCACACCCGCCCCGTGGCAGGGGCCGACTACTGGGCCAAGCCTGGCATTCGGGACTTTCTGATCCGCAGGGTGTTCGACGCCGTGCTGATCGACCGCCAGCGCGGCGAGGGCCAAGACAATCCCCTGCAGCCGGTGCTCGACGCCCTGGGCCAGGGCGACTCGCTGATCTTCTTCCCCGAAGGCACCCGCAACCTCAGCGATGAACCACTGCTGCCGTTCAAGAGTGGCCTGTTCCACCTGGCCTCGGCCCACCCGGATATCGAGCTGGTGCCGGTGTGGATCGCCAACCTCAACCGCGTCATGCCTAAAGGCCGCGCGCTGCCTTTGCCACTGCTGTGCACCCTGAGCTTCGGCGACCCCCTGCACCTGCTGCCCGACGAGCGCAAGCAGGCCTTTCTCGAACGGGCCAGCCAGGCCCTGCTGAACCTGGCCCCGAAGGATGCCTGA
- a CDS encoding NAD(P)H-dependent oxidoreductase: protein MKKILLLNGGKRFAHSDGRLNETLHDVALAHLDRAGFDVKQTFIDGGYSVQEEVEKFLWADAVIWQMPGWWMGAPWTVKQYIDEVFTAGHGSLYANDGRTRSDASQKYGSGGLIQGKQYLLSLTWNAPQQAFDDPSDFFEGKGVDAVYFPFHKANQFLGMTGLPTFLAVDVMKRPDVPAAVAAYEAHLDKVFGKAQ, encoded by the coding sequence ATGAAAAAGATTCTTCTGCTCAACGGCGGCAAACGCTTCGCCCATTCCGACGGCCGTCTCAACGAAACCCTGCATGACGTTGCCCTGGCCCATCTGGACCGCGCAGGTTTCGATGTGAAGCAGACCTTCATCGATGGTGGCTACAGCGTTCAAGAAGAAGTCGAGAAGTTTCTCTGGGCTGATGCAGTGATCTGGCAGATGCCCGGCTGGTGGATGGGCGCCCCGTGGACCGTCAAGCAGTACATCGATGAGGTCTTCACCGCAGGCCACGGCAGCCTGTACGCCAACGATGGCCGCACCCGCTCCGACGCCTCGCAGAAGTACGGCAGCGGCGGCCTGATCCAGGGCAAGCAGTACCTGCTCTCGCTCACTTGGAACGCGCCACAGCAAGCCTTCGACGATCCAAGCGACTTCTTCGAGGGCAAGGGAGTGGATGCAGTGTATTTCCCGTTCCACAAGGCCAACCAGTTCCTGGGCATGACCGGTCTGCCGACTTTCCTGGCGGTGGACGTGATGAAGCGTCCGGATGTGCCTGCGGCGGTGGCGGCCTATGAAGCCCACCTGGACAAGGTGTTCGGCAAGGCTCAGTGA
- a CDS encoding phosphatase PAP2/dual specificity phosphatase family protein produces the protein MAREPGLIRRGVLWLLLLAPFFFLSYGLVNSHTASRDDVGSLVFGWEEQTPLWPWTIVPYWSIDLLYGLSFLLPTSRREMDRHALALLSAQVISVSCFLLWPLRFTFERPALDGVFGWLFDVLMGFDKPFNQAPSLHIALLVIIWTMFARHIHRQPWRWLMHGWMALIGVSVMTTWQHHFIDLPTGALAGLVCVWLWPREGDVPLQAARLTRDTRRWRLALYYGIGALLCAALALHLAGAWLWLLWPAVSLLMVALNYAVFGADGFQKGADGRLSNAASWLLAPYLLGAWLNSRIWTRKRPQADEVCDGVYLGRIPEFGAASSFNAVVDLTAELPCFACADAFAGKPANGPSQTMQMPAHYTCLPTLDLIVPDTNLLKQAAEAIERLRQQGPVLVCCALGYSRSASAVAAWLVHSGRCTSVTQAEALIRKARPSIVLHPGHRIVLQQLEAQP, from the coding sequence ATGGCGCGCGAACCCGGGTTGATCCGCCGAGGCGTGCTCTGGCTGTTGCTGCTGGCGCCGTTCTTCTTTCTCAGCTACGGCCTGGTCAACAGCCACACCGCCTCCCGCGACGACGTTGGCAGCCTGGTCTTCGGCTGGGAGGAGCAGACGCCTCTTTGGCCGTGGACGATCGTGCCCTACTGGTCCATTGATCTGCTCTACGGACTGTCCTTCCTGCTGCCAACCAGCCGCCGGGAAATGGACCGTCATGCCCTGGCGCTGCTGAGCGCGCAGGTCATCAGTGTCAGTTGCTTCTTGCTCTGGCCGTTGCGTTTCACCTTCGAGCGCCCGGCGCTGGACGGTGTGTTCGGCTGGTTGTTCGATGTGCTGATGGGCTTCGACAAACCCTTCAACCAGGCCCCCTCGCTGCATATTGCCCTGCTCGTGATCATCTGGACGATGTTCGCCCGGCATATCCATCGCCAGCCTTGGCGTTGGCTTATGCACGGGTGGATGGCGCTGATCGGGGTGTCGGTGATGACCACCTGGCAACATCACTTCATCGATCTGCCCACTGGGGCGCTGGCGGGGCTGGTCTGCGTCTGGCTGTGGCCACGGGAGGGCGATGTGCCGCTGCAGGCGGCACGCCTGACCCGGGATACTCGGCGTTGGCGGCTTGCGCTGTACTACGGGATCGGGGCGTTGTTGTGCGCGGCGTTGGCGCTGCACTTGGCGGGTGCCTGGCTGTGGCTGTTGTGGCCGGCCGTTTCGCTGCTGATGGTGGCGCTGAACTATGCCGTGTTCGGTGCCGACGGTTTCCAGAAAGGCGCAGATGGGCGGTTGTCCAACGCCGCCAGCTGGTTGCTGGCGCCTTACCTGTTGGGCGCCTGGCTCAACTCGCGAATATGGACGCGCAAACGGCCACAAGCCGATGAGGTGTGCGATGGGGTGTATCTGGGGCGCATTCCCGAGTTCGGCGCGGCCTCGTCGTTCAATGCCGTGGTTGACCTGACGGCTGAACTGCCGTGCTTTGCCTGTGCCGACGCATTCGCGGGTAAACCCGCGAATGGGCCGAGCCAGACAATGCAAATGCCTGCACATTACACCTGCCTGCCAACCCTGGACCTGATCGTCCCGGATACCAACCTGCTCAAACAGGCCGCCGAGGCCATCGAGCGTCTGCGCCAGCAAGGCCCGGTGCTGGTCTGCTGCGCCCTGGGCTATTCCCGCAGCGCCAGTGCAGTGGCCGCCTGGTTGGTACACAGCGGCCGTTGCACCAGCGTCACCCAGGCCGAAGCGCTGATCCGCAAGGCCCGCCCCAGTATCGTGTTGCATCCAGGCCATCGCATAGTGCTCCAACAATTGGAGGCCCAGCCATGA
- the ypfJ gene encoding KPN_02809 family neutral zinc metallopeptidase, producing the protein MEWRKGRRSDNVVDARGEGGGGGMRFGGGKGLGLGAILLIVGIGWITGQDPLQILGQLAGQMEQQQQQAPSGAGGKAPPTNDEQAEFVASILGDTEDTWKALFAQAGKQYRDPKLVLFSGQVNSACGFASSAVGPFYCPADQRVYLDMTFFREMETRFAAAGDFAQAYVIAHEIGHHVQTLLGVSAKVDAARRNGQRMEGDNGLLVRQELQADCLAGVWAYQAQKRLNWLEPGDVEEALNAANAIGDDRLQQQGQGRVVPDSFTHGTSQQRVRWFKTGFASGDVNRCDTFGARSL; encoded by the coding sequence ATGGAATGGCGAAAAGGCCGGCGCAGCGACAATGTGGTCGATGCCCGAGGTGAAGGGGGTGGTGGCGGCATGCGCTTTGGCGGTGGCAAAGGGCTGGGGCTCGGCGCCATCCTGCTGATCGTCGGCATCGGCTGGATCACCGGGCAGGACCCGCTGCAAATCCTCGGTCAGCTCGCCGGCCAGATGGAGCAACAGCAGCAACAGGCGCCGTCTGGCGCGGGCGGCAAGGCGCCTCCAACCAATGACGAGCAGGCCGAGTTCGTCGCCTCGATCCTGGGCGACACCGAGGACACCTGGAAGGCCTTGTTCGCCCAGGCTGGCAAGCAATACCGCGACCCCAAGCTGGTGCTGTTCAGTGGCCAGGTGAACTCCGCCTGTGGTTTCGCCTCCTCGGCGGTCGGACCGTTCTACTGCCCGGCAGACCAGCGGGTGTACCTGGACATGACCTTCTTCCGCGAGATGGAAACCCGCTTTGCCGCCGCCGGCGACTTCGCCCAGGCCTATGTGATCGCCCACGAGATCGGCCATCACGTGCAGACCTTGCTTGGCGTCTCGGCCAAGGTCGATGCGGCCCGGCGCAACGGTCAGCGCATGGAAGGCGACAACGGCCTGCTGGTCCGTCAAGAGCTGCAGGCCGATTGCCTGGCGGGCGTCTGGGCCTACCAGGCCCAAAAGCGCCTGAACTGGCTGGAGCCCGGCGATGTGGAAGAAGCCCTCAACGCCGCCAACGCCATTGGCGACGACCGCCTTCAGCAGCAGGGCCAGGGCCGTGTGGTGCCGGACTCCTTCACCCATGGCACCTCGCAGCAGCGGGTGCGCTGGTTCAAGACCGGCTTCGCCAGCGGGGATGTGAACCGCTGCGATACTTTCGGTGCACGTAGCCTCTGA
- a CDS encoding methyl-accepting chemotaxis protein, with the protein MAATVQEVARNAEQASHAATGADEEARAGDRVVGEAINQIERLASEVHRSTEAMSLLQQESQKIGSVMDVIKSVAEQTNLLALNAAIEAARAGEAGRGFAVVADEVRGLAQRTQQSTEEIEGLVASLQNGTQQVADVMNDSRSLTDSSVELARKAGASLENITRTVSNIQSMNQQIAAAAEQQSAVAEEISRSILNVRDVSEQTATASDETAASSVELARLGGHLQTLVSQFRV; encoded by the coding sequence ATGGCCGCCACCGTGCAGGAAGTAGCGCGCAACGCCGAGCAAGCCTCTCATGCCGCCACCGGTGCCGATGAAGAAGCCCGCGCCGGTGATCGAGTGGTGGGCGAGGCGATCAACCAGATCGAGCGCCTGGCCTCGGAAGTGCACCGCTCCACCGAAGCCATGAGCCTGCTGCAGCAGGAAAGCCAGAAGATCGGCAGCGTCATGGATGTGATCAAGTCAGTGGCTGAGCAGACCAACCTGCTGGCGCTGAACGCCGCCATCGAAGCCGCCCGCGCCGGTGAGGCCGGCCGTGGTTTCGCGGTGGTCGCCGATGAGGTCCGCGGTCTGGCGCAGCGCACCCAGCAGTCCACTGAGGAAATCGAAGGCCTGGTGGCCAGCCTGCAGAACGGTACCCAGCAGGTGGCCGATGTGATGAACGACAGCCGCAGTCTGACCGACAGCAGCGTTGAGCTGGCGCGCAAGGCGGGCGCGTCGCTTGAGAACATCACCCGCACGGTGTCGAACATCCAGTCGATGAACCAGCAGATCGCCGCCGCTGCCGAGCAGCAGAGCGCCGTGGCCGAAGAAATCAGCCGCAGCATCCTGAATGTGCGCGATGTATCGGAGCAGACCGCGACCGCAAGTGACGAGACCGCTGCCTCGAGTGTCGAACTGGCGCGTCTGGGTGGGCATCTGCAGACGCTGGTCAGCCAGTTCCGCGTCTGA
- a CDS encoding putative quinol monooxygenase, with the protein MTEQYAFILKAKTRPEKAEAFERLFRAYVEPSRQEPGCIEYHMLRDQQDPSLFVFYEVWASKADLDVHSALPHMREFFEQRMEYLERDFDIQLIEMLSPSSASR; encoded by the coding sequence ATGACCGAGCAATACGCGTTCATTCTCAAAGCCAAGACCCGTCCGGAAAAAGCCGAGGCCTTCGAGCGATTGTTCCGCGCCTATGTCGAGCCGAGCCGCCAGGAACCGGGCTGCATCGAGTACCACATGCTGCGTGACCAACAGGACCCCAGCCTGTTCGTGTTCTATGAAGTCTGGGCCAGCAAGGCCGACCTGGACGTGCACTCTGCCCTGCCGCACATGCGCGAGTTCTTCGAACAGCGCATGGAGTACCTGGAGCGCGACTTCGACATCCAGCTGATCGAGATGCTCAGCCCCTCCTCGGCTAGCCGTTGA